The Stutzerimonas stutzeri DNA window CACCCTGCTGAAGGATCAGCGCACGCTGAATGGCATTGTCCAGTTCACGCACGTTACCCGGCCAGCCGTGTCCGAGCAGGCAGCATTGCGCCGCCGACGACAACCGAGCCGGTACCTGTCGCATCTGTCGGGCATGGCCCGCCAGCAGGCGCTCGGCCAGCGGCAGGATATCGGCCGGACGCTCGCGCAGCGGCGGCCAGGCCAGGGGAAAAACGGACAATCGATAGAACAGGTCTTCGCGGAAGCGCCCGGCGGCCACCTCAGCGGCCAGATCGCGGTTAGTGGTCGCAAGCACCCGGATATCCAGGGCAATCGACCTTCGCCCGCCAACCCGCTCCACCTCGCGCTCCTGCAGCACCCGCAACAGCTTGGCCTGCAGCGCGAGCGGCATCTCGGAAATCTCGTCGAGCAGCAGCGTACCGCCATCGGCCTGCTCGAACTTGCCAGGCTGACTGGCGATGGCCCCGGTGAAGGCGCCCTTTTCGTGGCCGAACAGCGTCGCCTCCAGCATATTGTCCGGAATAGCGGCGCAGTTGATGGCGATGAACGGCTTTGCACCACGCGGCGAGCGCTGGTGGATGTAACGTGCCAGCACTTCCTTGCCGGTACCCGACTCGCCGGAAATGAGCACCGTCAAGTCGCTTTGCGCCACGCGCGCAGCAAGATCCAGCAGCCGCTGGCTGGACGGCTCGCAGGCGATCGGACCCTGTGCCTCCACCGGACCGAGGGCGCCGTTGACGTGCCGACCCAGCAGTTCGAGCAGTGTGCCGGGCTCGAAGGGCTTGACGAGGTAATCGACCGCCCCCTGACGCATCGCCTCCACCGCCTTCGCCACGGCGCCAAAGGCCGTCATCAGCAGCACCGGAATCTGCGGATAACGTTTGCGAATCGAGGCGAGCAGCTCATGGCCATCCATACCCGGCATGTTCACGTCGCTGATGACCAGACCAAAGGGCTCCTGCTCCAGGGCGATGAGTGCGGCTTCGCCGCAGTCGACGGCTCGATGTGCATAGCCGCCCAGTTCGAGCGTGATACCCAGTGCTTCTCGCAGGGATGGGTCATCTTCGACCAGCAGTACTTTCGCAGCCATCAGCTCACACGACCTTCTGAACGATAGGAATCAACGGCAACGCAACGATGACGCAAGTGCCGCGACCTGGCCGGGAAAGCAGGCGCAGCTCGCCTTGATGGGCACGGGCGACAGCCTTCGCGACCGCAAGCCCGAGGCCGGTTCCGTTGTCCCGGGTAGTGAAGAACGGCTCGCCCAACCGCCCCAGGACGCCAGCCTCTATGCCGCGGCCGTTATCGCTGATGCACAGGTACAGCGTGGCATCACGCCGATACAGATGAATCTTCAAACGACATGCGCCACTGCAGGCCTGCAAGGCGTTCTCGACAAGGTTGAGCAGCGCGCCGACCAGTGTGTCGCGGTTGCAAAGAAGCTCGCCGCCTTGCGCATCGTTCTGCCAGCGCACGGCGACATCCCTCAGTTTCGGCTCCGCCGCCGCGCGAAGAGCGGACAGCAGCTCGGCCGGGGTCACGCGGTCGTTCAGCGGCAGATCGCCCCGGGCGAACACCAGCATGTCGCGAACCTGGTGCTCCAGCTCGTGCAGGCGCGCTTTCAGACTGCCGGCGAAACGTTGCTGCTGTTGCTCGCTCAAACCACCTTGCTCGAGGTGGCTGGCATACAGCAGCGCGGTGGAAAGCGGTGTGCGAATCTGATGGGCTAGCGATGCCACCATTCGCCCCAGGGACGACAAGCGCTCATGGCGCGCCAACTGATCCTGCAGACGCCGGGTTTCGGTAAGGTCGGTCAACAGCACCAACTGGCCGGGCTCGCCGCTGAGGGAACGAGTGGCGATCGACAGACGGCGTCCGTTGCGCAGGGAAATCTCATGGCCATCATCCTTGCGCGGGGCGAAACTGCGGACGATGACGTCGCGCCAGTTGACACCCACCAGGGGCTCACCCAGAAGCTCCAAGGCCACAGGATTGGCGTCGCGCACCACCCCTTGGCCATCGATGACGATCACGCCGCCCGGAAGCAGGTCCAGCACGTTCCGCAGCCGTTGAGCGAGCCGCTCCTTCTCCTCGAGCTCGTGGCGACGCTGCGCCCCCGCCTCGGCAAGCTGGTCCCGGAGCTCAGCGACGTGTGCCTGCAAAAGCCCCTCGGACTCGCCCAGCTGCCCGGCAAGCTCTCGGAAACGCTCGAGCGAGCCTGTGAGGTCCACGGCATCGGTGGGCTCAAAGGACGCTATGGACGGCCTGGTGACGAAATTCACTGATTCACTTGCGCCTGTCAAAAGATGGTCGGTGAAGTGAAACTAGCAAGGTTCATGCCCGGCGGCATTATCCGCTGATGCGTCCCAGAAACGCAAAAGGCCACCCGAAGGTGGCCTTTGTCATGCACGAATACTACTCGCCCAGTTCGTCGTCGCGGCGGTTCATTCCGTATTTGCGCATTTTCTCCACCAGTGTGGTCCGCCGGATGCGCAGCCGCTCCGCGGCACGGGCAACCACACCACCGGCGTCTTCGAGCGCCTGATGGATCAGCCCCTGCTCAAGGTTGCCGAGGTATTCCTTCAGGTCCAGCCCCTCGACAGGGAGCATGGCCTGCGCCTCAGGCACCACCATCGGCGCGCTGATGGCGGCACGCTCTTCCATCTCGTCATGCAGACTGGTTGCGTACTGCTCATCGTCATCATCAACGTGCCGGAACTTCTTCGGCAGCTCCATTACACCGATCACACCATAAGGATGCATGATCGCCATGCGTTCGACGAGGTTGGCCAATTCGCGAACGTTACCTGGCCAGTCGTGCCGGCAGAGCGACATGATGGCAGCCGAGTTGAACCTGATGGAGCCGCGCTTCTCGTGTTCCATGCGCGAGATCAGCTCGTTCATCAGCAGTGGAATGTCTTCCACACGCTCGCGCAGCGGCGCCATTTCGATCGGGAAGACGTTCAGGCGATAGTAGAGGTCCTCACGGAAGGTCCCCTCTTCGATCATCTTTTCCAGATCCTTGTGGGTCGCGGCAATGATCCGAACATCGGCATTCTGCGTGCGGTTGCTGCCGACGCGCTCGAATGTGCGCTCCTGCAGTACACGAAGAAGCTTGACCTGCATGGGTAACGGCATGTCGCCGATTTCGTCGAGGAACAGCGTACCGCCCTCGGCCAGCTCGAAGCGCCCTGCCCGCGCGGTGATCGCGCCGGTAAAGGCGCCTTTTTCGTGTCCGAACAGTTCGCTTTCCAGCAATTCCGCCGGGATAGCACCGCAATTGACTGGAACGAACGGTCCCTGGCGCCGCTTGGAATGGTAGTGCAGGTTACGCGCGACCACCTCCTTGCCGGTACCGGATTCGCCGAGGATCAGCACGCTGGCCTCCGCATCGGCGACCTGCTCCATCATCTGACGGACATGCTGCACCGCTCGGCTGGTGCCAACCAGGCTGCGGAAAAGATTGGGTTCGCGCTGCCGGCCGCGCGTCTTGGACTCGTACATTTCACGGTAGATTTGCGCGCGGTGCAGCGAGTCGAGCAGCTTGTTGTAGCTGGGCGGCATTTCCAGGCTGGTAAGGACCCGGCGTCGAATCTCCTCGGGCCAGTCGGTCGGTGCCGGCTCGCCAATCAGCATCAACGGGACGTTCTCATCCCATTTGCTCATCTGCTTGATGAGTTCAATGGCGCCACCCCTGGTGGTCACATCCCCCAGCATGACGCCATTCACGACTCGACTGGACTCGAGGCCGGCGACAGCGTCCTGCCATTCACTGCTGGAGCAAGCCAGATGATCCTCACTGAGAAAATTCAGAATGACCGTCAAATCCCGCCGACGGTCACGATCATCATCTATCAACAAAATCTTGGTTTCACGCCACATCTTGTTTATAGGGCTCTTTAGAGGCTGAAAGAAAGCCTGCGCTCGCATCCATGGAAATAAAGGCGATCACACTTCATGGCAGATGAAACGTAGATTAATGAAAAAATGAACTGAGTCAAATTTATGGCGTGAATTAACGACCAAAGAACGAGCCGAAAATCAGAGTGTTGAGAAACGCCCAGCAGCTCAACCGGTCAGTTGCGCGCAAGATCGTGGACAAGATAGGGATTTACCAAGCAGTACGCGTCAAACAGATGACCGCCAGTGCGGCACTGGCGACATAATGCCACATACTTTGTAATGATAAAAAGCGAGAGGTCGTGACTGGCCCATGGTGAGCCGAGGACGGTCGGGAACGGTGCGCACAAGCATGTTGCGTTCGGCATTCAACCGAACAGCTGGTAGACCTTGGCGCCCTGCTGCGACTGATTGAGCTGACGCAGTTCGCCTGCCACCCTGGCCTGTTCGATCTGGCAGGTCATGACCAGTTCGCGATAGAGATCGAGCAGCTCCTGCAAACGTTGCCGGACAGCTCCATCATCACGCTGATGTTCGCGCATCGCCTCATCGACAGCGCTGCGGCACTCGCGGTCGAGCATGCCGATGGCCGACCAATCCTGCCGCGTCAGCGCGTCGCGCAGTGAGGTGCCGGTTTCTTCTAGGCGCTTGACGGAAGCATTCATGTTCGACTCCGGGGCCTGAGCCCGATGCGGCGGTCTTGCCGAGCCAGCGGATACGTTGCAAAGCAACGGTGCTGAATCCTTATCGGCAATCGACGCTCAGCCTTTAGACCGAACGGCAAAAAGACTGCCTCTGCGTGCAGCTCAGTAGCGTTCGCGCAACCCCGGCGGCACGCTGGGTGGTGCAACCGGTTCCCAAGGGCCATCCGGGCGCGCCGCGCAGAACCAGTCGCCATCCCAGCGATAGTAAAGGCGCTCGCGATAGTACAGCTCGCGCCCCTCCACCACATAGACACCCAGGCGATTGTCCCAATGAGCCGCCACGTGCGGCGGCGGCGCGTAACGCGGATGGCTTCTCTGCGTGGCTGGAGCCCTGGGTGCCGGTGGCGCCTTGATAGGCGGTGGCGCGATGACCGGACCGGAGGGCTCCGGTGCCCGCGGAACAGGTGCAGGTGCCGGTGCCTGCGGTGCGGAATCGTACGGATTCCCAGCACAGGCGCCGAGCAACAGCGTCAGACCAATCAGCGCGGCCCGCAGAACAATGCGCGCGGGAGCAAACGGGTTCGCTGTTGGCTTCAGGTTCATCTCCACCTCTACTGGGATCAGGGCGCCTCGGCGCGATCGATCGTCAACCGCACGGCGTTTTTATCACCGCGAGTCTCGAGCGCCTCGCTTTGACCCATCCACTCACCCGTTGTTGCGTCACCCGTACGAGAAACCCGCGCCATCACCGTCACCTGCTCGACGCTGGAGATCTTGAGGGACGGCACCATCGCATCGGCGTCGCTCAGCGTGACGGTCGCCGGAAGATCACCGACGGTCAGGCGCTTGGCCGCCAGCGGAACCGGCGGTCCGTTCACTGCCCGGGCAAAAACGAAAACACTGTCCTCGGGCGATACCGTTTCCGCCACCTTCGGATCCAGCTGCACCTGGATTTGCAGCGCAGCGGCCTGCGTGCTCGCCGCAGCCGGAGCCTCGCCTGCTTCAGCGTTGCCGGAACCGCCGTCGACCTGCTGCCTGGCGCGTTCGATGCCGCCGCGGATGGCTTCGCGAGAAGGATCGTTCTCGGGCAACGCAGCCACCAGCTGCTCCCAGAAGCGCACGGCATCCTGATAGCGACCTTCCTCGTATGCCGCGATACCGAGCAGGCCGAGACTGGTCAGTTCCTGCGGATCGGCCTGCAGCGCCTCATCGGTAAGCGCCTGCAGCTGTTCCGACCACTGCCGATCGCCGGCGAAGTATTGCGCCTGAGCCCACTGGCCAAGCAGTTCGGGCTGGCGTCCGGCAAGCTCTACCACGCGCGCGAATGCCTTGGCCGCATCGGCCGGGCGCTCTTGATTCATGTAGGTGCGCCCGAGGAAGTACCAGGCTTCGGCCGAGTCGGGCTGCTCCTTCACGGCCTGCTCAAGATGAGCCGTCATTTCTTCGACGGTGCGTGGCTGCTCCGAGAACTGACGAGCCATCTGCACCTTGTCGCTGGCACCCCAGTGCATGTACAGCCCATAGCCCACCAGGGGCACCAGCACGGCTGCGATAAGCGGCACGCTACGACCCAACTTGGCGATTTTGGGGCTGTCGCTGTTTTCGGTGTCTTCCAACAACTCGCGCGCCGCGTCCGCACGCCCCGCTTCGAGCTGGGCATCGCTCAGTGTTCCCGCCGCATGCTGGGCGGTGAGTTCAGCCAGGCGCTCCTCGTAGAGCGCAACGTTGAGCGCCGTACGGTCTTCTTCGGCCTGGGCACGACGACCACGCAGGATGGGGAGCAGCAGGAAGGCCAGCGCCACCAGCAGCAAAGCGCTGGCGGCTATCCAGAAATCGGTCATGAGTCTTTTTTATCCAGCAGCTTGGCGAGACGCTCGCGCTCGGTCTCGGAAAGGGTGTTCGATGCAGGCGCCTTCTCGACGCGGCGGCGACGTACCAGGATCACGGCCAGCACACCAAAGCCCAGCACCAGCAGGCCCGCCGGGCCGTACCAGAGCAGCAGGGTCTTCGCATTCACCGGCGGGTTGTAACGAACGAAGTCGCCATAACGGTCCACCAGGTAATCGACGATCTGGTCGTTGCTCTGCCCCTCCTCCAGCATGCGGAAGATTTCCTGGCGCAGATCCATCGCGATGGGCGCGTTGGAATCGGCGATGTTCTGATTCTGGCACTTCGGACAACGCAGCTCTTCGGTCAACGTCCGGTAGCGCTCGCGTTCGGCCTCATCGCGAAACTCGTAGGTGTCGATCGCTGCCTGGGCCGTGGAAACCAGGAACAGCCCCAGCAGCGCAGCGTGGATCAATCGTTTCATTCGTCCACCAACTCCTGATAGAGCGCTGCGAGCTGCTCGCGCCAGACACGATCATCGATCACGCCGACGAACTTGTGACGGATGACGCCCTGCTTGTCGACCAGGAAGGTCTCGGGCGCGCCATATACGCCCAGGTCCAGGCCCAGGCTGCCGCGCTCGTCACGAATGTTCAGCTGGTAGGGATCGTGAAATTCCTTCAGCCATTTCCGCGCCGCTGCGTTGTCATCCTTGTAGTTGACGCCATGGATGACCACGCCCTGCGCGGCCAGGCGATTGAGTACCGGGTGTTCGACCTTGCAGGCGACACACCAGGTTGCCCACACGTTGACCAGTGCGGGTTTGCCCTTGAGATCTGCGTCGGTGATCAGGCGCTGCTCATCTTCCACCGAGGGCAGCGAGAACGCGGGCAGCGGCTTGCCGATCAGCGCCGAAGGCAGCTCGGACGGATCGAGAAAAAGCCCCCGGTAGAGGAACACTGCCACCACCAGAAAGATCGCCAGTGGCAGCAACATCAGCAGTCTTTTCACATCAGGCTCCTTGCGCCGCCATACCCAATGCTTCGCGCACGCGGGTCTTTACCTTGACACGATAACGACGATCACTGGCGGCCAGGGCACCGCCCAGGCCCATCATCAGCGCACCCAACCAGATCCAGCGCACGAACGGCTTGATATGCACGCGCACTGCCCAGGCACCGTCGCCCAGCGGCTCGCCGAGGGCCACATAGAGGTCGCGAGTGAAGCCGGCGTCGATGCCCGCCTCGGTCATCGGCATCTGCTGCACGGTGTACAGGCGCTTCTCCGGATGCAGGGTGGCGATCTGCTTGTCACCGTCGAAAACCCGGATGGTGGCCTTGTCCGAGGTGAAGTTCGGCCCCTCGTGGTGCACCGCCCCCTCGAAGACGAACTCGTAGCCACCCAGCGACAGCGACTCGCCCGGCGCCAGGCGCAGGTCACGCTCGGAGCTCTGATGGCTGGTCAACACCACACCGATCGCACAGACAGCGAGGCCCAGGTGCGCCAGGTGCATGCCCCAATAACTCGGTGCAAGGCTCCGTGCCCCCTTCAACAGGCCCTTGTGACGGGTCTTGTCGAGCAGATCGCGGACGCTGGCGATAACCACCCATGCCGCCAGCAGGGATACCGCCAGCACGGCCCAGTTGAAGTCACCGAACAGCAGCGAGCCGAGCCCGCCGAGTACCACGCTGGTGATCAGCACCGGCGTGAGCATGCCGAGCAACCACTTCACCGGCGTGTCCTTCCAGCGCACCATGATCCCGACACCCAGCGTAAGCATCAGCGCGGCCATCAACGGCACGAACATGGCATTGAAGTACGGCGGCCCCACCGACAGCTTGGCACCAGACAGGGCATCCAGCAGCAGCGGATACAGCGTACCCAGCAGGATCATCGCGGTCGCCACGACGAGCAGCAGGTTATTGACCAGCAGCAGGGTTTCGCGCGACCAGAGGCCGAAGCCGACCTGACTCTTGACCACCGGCGCGCGCAGGGCGAACAGGGTCAGCGAGCCACCGACCACCATCAGCAGGAACACCAGGATGAACACGCCGCGCTCGGGATCGGTAGCGAAGGCGTGAACGGAAGTGAGTACACCGGAGCGGACGAGGAAGGTGCCGAGCAGGCTCAACGAGAAGGCCGCGATCGCCAGCAGCACCGTCCAGCTCTTGAAGACGCCGCGCTTCTCCGTAACGGCCAGCGAGTGGATCAACGCGGTACCGACCAGCCAGGGCATGAACGAGGCATTTTCCACCGGGTCCCAGAACCACCAGCCACCCCAGCCGAGCTCGTAATAGGCCCACCAGGAACCCAGCGCGATGCCCAGACCGAGGAACGCCCAGGCCACCAGCGTCCATGGACGGGACCAGCGCGCCCAGGCGGCATCAAGACGCCCGCCGAGCAGCGCGGCGATAGCGAAGGCGAAGGCAACCGAGAAACCGACGTACCCCATGTAGAGCATCGGGGGATGCACGATCAGACCGAAGTCCTGCAGAAGCGGGTTGAGGTCCCGGCCATCCATCGGCACCTGCGGCAGCAACCGCTCGAACGGATTGGAGGTGACGATCAGGAACAGCAGGAAACCGATACTGATCAGGCCCATCACACCGAGCACGCGCGCCAACATGTCTTCCGGCAGCTGACGGGAGAAGATCGCCACCGCGAAGGTCCAGCCGGCGAGAATGAAGGCCCACAGCAGCAGCGAACCTTCGTGGGCACCCCACACGGCACTGAACTTGTAGTACCAGGGCAAGGCGCTGTTGGAGTTGTGCGCCACATAGGCGACGGAGAAATCGTCGACCATGAAGGCGTAGGTCAGGCAGGCAAAGGAGAAACCGAGAAACGCGAACTGCCCCCAGGCCGCCGGCTGCGCCAGGCCCATCCATTGCCGGTCACCGCGCCAGGCACCGATCAGCGGCAGCGTGGCCTGGACCACGGCCAGGCACAGGGCCAGAATCATTGCCAGATGGCCGAGCTC harbors:
- a CDS encoding DsbE family thiol:disulfide interchange protein, which gives rise to MKRLLMLLPLAIFLVVAVFLYRGLFLDPSELPSALIGKPLPAFSLPSVEDEQRLITDADLKGKPALVNVWATWCVACKVEHPVLNRLAAQGVVIHGVNYKDDNAAARKWLKEFHDPYQLNIRDERGSLGLDLGVYGAPETFLVDKQGVIRHKFVGVIDDRVWREQLAALYQELVDE
- the fliT gene encoding flagellar protein FliT; its protein translation is MNASVKRLEETGTSLRDALTRQDWSAIGMLDRECRSAVDEAMREHQRDDGAVRQRLQELLDLYRELVMTCQIEQARVAGELRQLNQSQQGAKVYQLFG
- a CDS encoding sigma-54 dependent transcriptional regulator; translation: MWRETKILLIDDDRDRRRDLTVILNFLSEDHLACSSSEWQDAVAGLESSRVVNGVMLGDVTTRGGAIELIKQMSKWDENVPLMLIGEPAPTDWPEEIRRRVLTSLEMPPSYNKLLDSLHRAQIYREMYESKTRGRQREPNLFRSLVGTSRAVQHVRQMMEQVADAEASVLILGESGTGKEVVARNLHYHSKRRQGPFVPVNCGAIPAELLESELFGHEKGAFTGAITARAGRFELAEGGTLFLDEIGDMPLPMQVKLLRVLQERTFERVGSNRTQNADVRIIAATHKDLEKMIEEGTFREDLYYRLNVFPIEMAPLRERVEDIPLLMNELISRMEHEKRGSIRFNSAAIMSLCRHDWPGNVRELANLVERMAIMHPYGVIGVMELPKKFRHVDDDDEQYATSLHDEMEERAAISAPMVVPEAQAMLPVEGLDLKEYLGNLEQGLIHQALEDAGGVVARAAERLRIRRTTLVEKMRKYGMNRRDDELGE
- the ccmI gene encoding c-type cytochrome biogenesis protein CcmI; this encodes MTDFWIAASALLLVALAFLLLPILRGRRAQAEEDRTALNVALYEERLAELTAQHAAGTLSDAQLEAGRADAARELLEDTENSDSPKIAKLGRSVPLIAAVLVPLVGYGLYMHWGASDKVQMARQFSEQPRTVEEMTAHLEQAVKEQPDSAEAWYFLGRTYMNQERPADAAKAFARVVELAGRQPELLGQWAQAQYFAGDRQWSEQLQALTDEALQADPQELTSLGLLGIAAYEEGRYQDAVRFWEQLVAALPENDPSREAIRGGIERARQQVDGGSGNAEAGEAPAAASTQAAALQIQVQLDPKVAETVSPEDSVFVFARAVNGPPVPLAAKRLTVGDLPATVTLSDADAMVPSLKISSVEQVTVMARVSRTGDATTGEWMGQSEALETRGDKNAVRLTIDRAEAP
- a CDS encoding cytochrome c-type biogenesis protein: MKRLIHAALLGLFLVSTAQAAIDTYEFRDEAERERYRTLTEELRCPKCQNQNIADSNAPIAMDLRQEIFRMLEEGQSNDQIVDYLVDRYGDFVRYNPPVNAKTLLLWYGPAGLLVLGFGVLAVILVRRRRVEKAPASNTLSETERERLAKLLDKKDS
- a CDS encoding sensor histidine kinase, yielding MNFVTRPSIASFEPTDAVDLTGSLERFRELAGQLGESEGLLQAHVAELRDQLAEAGAQRRHELEEKERLAQRLRNVLDLLPGGVIVIDGQGVVRDANPVALELLGEPLVGVNWRDVIVRSFAPRKDDGHEISLRNGRRLSIATRSLSGEPGQLVLLTDLTETRRLQDQLARHERLSSLGRMVASLAHQIRTPLSTALLYASHLEQGGLSEQQQQRFAGSLKARLHELEHQVRDMLVFARGDLPLNDRVTPAELLSALRAAAEPKLRDVAVRWQNDAQGGELLCNRDTLVGALLNLVENALQACSGACRLKIHLYRRDATLYLCISDNGRGIEAGVLGRLGEPFFTTRDNGTGLGLAVAKAVARAHQGELRLLSRPGRGTCVIVALPLIPIVQKVV
- a CDS encoding heme lyase CcmF/NrfE family subunit; the encoded protein is MIPELGHLAMILALCLAVVQATLPLIGAWRGDRQWMGLAQPAAWGQFAFLGFSFACLTYAFMVDDFSVAYVAHNSNSALPWYYKFSAVWGAHEGSLLLWAFILAGWTFAVAIFSRQLPEDMLARVLGVMGLISIGFLLFLIVTSNPFERLLPQVPMDGRDLNPLLQDFGLIVHPPMLYMGYVGFSVAFAFAIAALLGGRLDAAWARWSRPWTLVAWAFLGLGIALGSWWAYYELGWGGWWFWDPVENASFMPWLVGTALIHSLAVTEKRGVFKSWTVLLAIAAFSLSLLGTFLVRSGVLTSVHAFATDPERGVFILVFLLMVVGGSLTLFALRAPVVKSQVGFGLWSRETLLLVNNLLLVVATAMILLGTLYPLLLDALSGAKLSVGPPYFNAMFVPLMAALMLTLGVGIMVRWKDTPVKWLLGMLTPVLITSVVLGGLGSLLFGDFNWAVLAVSLLAAWVVIASVRDLLDKTRHKGLLKGARSLAPSYWGMHLAHLGLAVCAIGVVLTSHQSSERDLRLAPGESLSLGGYEFVFEGAVHHEGPNFTSDKATIRVFDGDKQIATLHPEKRLYTVQQMPMTEAGIDAGFTRDLYVALGEPLGDGAWAVRVHIKPFVRWIWLGALMMGLGGALAASDRRYRVKVKTRVREALGMAAQGA
- a CDS encoding sigma-54-dependent transcriptional regulator; translation: MAAKVLLVEDDPSLREALGITLELGGYAHRAVDCGEAALIALEQEPFGLVISDVNMPGMDGHELLASIRKRYPQIPVLLMTAFGAVAKAVEAMRQGAVDYLVKPFEPGTLLELLGRHVNGALGPVEAQGPIACEPSSQRLLDLAARVAQSDLTVLISGESGTGKEVLARYIHQRSPRGAKPFIAINCAAIPDNMLEATLFGHEKGAFTGAIASQPGKFEQADGGTLLLDEISEMPLALQAKLLRVLQEREVERVGGRRSIALDIRVLATTNRDLAAEVAAGRFREDLFYRLSVFPLAWPPLRERPADILPLAERLLAGHARQMRQVPARLSSAAQCCLLGHGWPGNVRELDNAIQRALILQQGGVIQPEDLCLLGSAGAVGAPLTSNPAPLPSEASAADGEVGSALGDDLRRREFQLIIDTLRAERGRRKETADRLGISARTLRYKLAQMRDAGVDVEALLYAS